The nucleotide window AACTCTAATATAGAACTGTTAGCCAAAAACTTCTCATTAACAAACCTAGATGAGCTCTGGGTAACCAATGTTTTAATTCTCTAGAGAAGTCATGTACTTTCTACACAAAAGTTTAGAGGTAGTCATCCTTAAGGGCATTGGTTATCTTGTGGATAACTTCATTGTTCAATTGATTGGTGCATCAGATTCTCCTCTGGTAAATTTAGGTGATCTGAAATTAAAGGTTTTGATTGTTGTGCAGCACAACTGCAATATGGTCATCTGCACAATTTCATGAATAATGATTATTGTAGCTCCATCCATGAGGAATTGTCATACCAAAGCCTCAGTCAATTTCATTATTTGGATAAAGAAACATTGACTTGTATCTGTCACTAAGGCTCTTTCTTTTGGTGATGCAGTTTTTAACCACATCTTGAAAAAGTTCCAGGTCTCGTTGAACCTGCATTAGTTTGACTGATCAACaaaatataagttattaaaaaatgGAGACCAAGAGTTTCTCCAAATTTTGTAGGCTGCACGTTTAGAATGACTTTTCTAGGAATGCTTTTAATCACTTAAATTCGGTATAATGTCTTCACTCTTATGCTTGGAATGGGTGCCTGACTATATAGTTACTGATTCGTGTGGCGCCTCATAGGACATTGTCCAATGGGAGAATGCTGTAGTATAAGATTTTTTCCTGTATTAGAAATCACATAATGTGAATGTACAAAATTGATATGTAATGGAAAATTGTTAGACAAAATTTTTTGTTGTACATGTTCAAATGAGCTAAGCATAACTAATATCTCTCAAATTCATATGTATGAATTGCTAATATCCATGAAACCTTCTTTTGAGCTGTGACTTCTTATTGTGAGATTATTTTTCCAGCTATTGTTGTATGTTCTTATTTTATTCTATCAAAAACAGAAGGCGAGTTGGTTATTTTTGGGGGAGGACATGCAGCAACTATTGCAGTTCGTGCAGCTGGAAAGTGTTCAATTAGTCCTGCATCCATAGCAGCTGTTGCACCTACTTGGGCTGGTCCTCTTCCTATAGTCTTCGGTCGAAGTTCAGACATGGAGTCAAGGTACTTACTTGTTTGACTTGATCTTGTATTGTttcatatttaatcttatttccaACATATTAGTTGTAGAACATATATTAAGTGTACCTAAACTCATACAGAAGTTAGGTGTTTTGAATCTATGATGCACTTGAAAAAATGATCTGCAAGTAGTAGTTGTAATGGGTGGACAAATACTAACAGATAGTGACTTTGTTGTTTCTAACCTTCAACAGAAGTTTGCAAATATAACtaataaaaataacaaagaaTTTAATTAAAGAAGAGAGATCCTTTTAGTTAAATATCCTGTTTGTTTGCTTAGTGCATCTGAAATGTTGGATATGTTACAATTTTCCTATGATCTTTTAATCTTTGACTATATTTCCAAATTTATATAGAAGCTCTCTCTATTGTCTCACTTTCAGCTGGTCTTCAAGGTACTGTGTAAAGCTCCTAATTAAAGATCAGTGATCTTGTCAGCATTTTCAGCTAGGGTTTGGAGGGACTTGAGAAAGCCCTTGCACATTAGCACAGCTTTATTGAAGCTGGAGAACACAATGGTAATCGAGGATTGTAGAGGATAGGTGGATTAAAATAGTGACTGCTATGTGTCAATATATATGTTCAAATGCTATCCTTGTGCATCTGATTCCCAAGGTCAAAAACTTTTAGATAGATTGGCCTTTATACATGTGTGAGGTGCAGGCATATACAATATTTGTTCATTCACTAAAACTTAAGTGTCTACTCTCTATACAAAATTTTACAGTCCAAAGTAGTTATGGATCTAAGCTTCTTCTCCTCATAAGTTTATGCAATTAATTTGCATGGttggattgttttgtggctaatCAAGGTAATTTCATgaaatctaagtgttagaatatgaTCTCTATCTCAAGAGGTCATCTACAGGGAAAAACAAGCTGTTGAACATCCAAAATGAAGTTCACCTGATAGTCGCAATAAGCTTAGGTGTTTAGAATTTGTGCTTACAATGTAAACTAAGGTGCTTGTTTTTGGCAACGTATATATCTTGCAAGGTGATCATGTCCTGCTTTCAGTTTTCCAGTATTGATTACTGGTGAACTTTACCGCAAAGATAGAACATAGAACTGCCGTACTTACATGACCCCATGCCAATTTCTCTAGGTATGGACTCCTGAGGGGCACTCTGAGGGCACCAGCAGTGGGTTGGATGATGTACAATGTGCTGGTGAGCAATGAGAAGTCCATTGAATCCCAGTACAGGTCCCATGTCTATGCAGACCCAGAGAATGTCACACCAAGCATTGTGGAGAGCAGATATAACTTGACAAAACGGAAGGGTGCTCGATATGTTCCTGCTGCTTTTCTGACAGGCGAGCTTGATCCCGTTAAGTCTCGTGAGGAGTTTCTCCAACTATTTGGAGAACTGGAAGGGAAGATGCCAATATTGGTCGTATCAACAGTCGGTGCCCCCAAGAGGTCAAAAGCCGAGATGGATGCTCTAAAAGAAGCCAAAGGTGTCACTAAATTTGTGGTGGTTCCAGGGGCTCTTCTTCCACAAGAGGAGTATCCCTTGACAGTTGCAGAAGAGCTGTACAAATTCTTGCAGGAGCATTGTGGTTCAAAGAGCTAAAGTAAGAAGGTCATCAACCTGATCCTTCCTTTTTCCGGATCTCCTAGTAAGCTGTGGAGTTCAAATCAGTCATGTTTTATCGCAATTCTGGAATTCTGTATGATTTCTATCATTCCATTGATATAGTGTTATATTATCCTCTGTAGTATCAATAATGTTATACTGCCCATTGGGGTGTCAATCATATATGCTCCCCTCAATCAGAACTAGATATTTCCAGATAGAAAACTTCAATCACTAAGTTAACATGTATTTTTCGAGTGACAAGTAGTAAGACCTGTGTCATTGTTTAAGATATTTTCAGTGACACAATTAATTTGTCCCAAAAATTTTCATGTCATCTTGCTAGTATCAATTTCTAGTTGTAAATTGCAGGTGAATAAGTAGTCACGACATCATTATATTGTCTTATTACTCATTTTATGATACAATCTGAATAAATCAGCCATGAATATAATTTGTCGCATGATTTAAtgacaaatatattttttttgttactgAAATTTCTACTGATGAATCATTTAATCACTGGATCTTTTAGTGATAAATATTTGTATTTTttcaaatatgcaaaaaaaagaagatatttttaatttttttttgttttcatggaAAATCTCTGATTTTTTACGTTGAAGTGGACGGTTGCGATCAACTGTCATTatactttctttctctctttcccgTCCATCGCGCGGCGATTAAATCCTAAAACCCTCCCGACCTCGTCCTTTGCCGTAATCACGTCTCCCCGAACCCTACTCCTCGCGATCGACGTCTTCGCCTCGATCGCCCCCCTTTCTTACCCTTGAGGCGAATTGGGAGCTCCGCTCGCCTTCGATGGCGATCACCGTTTTCTTAAAGGTCCCTGGTGAGGGATCGCTTGGCCTCCTCTACAAGCTCGTCCTCGATCTCCCCGAACGCGAATCTGATCGAGGCCTGATGGTCCGCCGTGGATGCCTGCGTTGAATGCGTCCTCTCGTTGGCCTCAAGTAAGATGGTAACGGCTTCGCTCCTTTTCTCCATTGCGTGTTCATCCTCCATACATGTCAGAACGGCTTCATCTTTTTCGCTAAGGCAAAATTATAAAGCAATTGAAATTTGTCTAACAGCTAGAAATTGAAGAAATAGAATTATGAAACTGATATAACATCACTCTTTTAAACACGATTAAAGTACTATTTTTGTTTAGATTGGTGATAGTTCCAAGATATACTTGTGGATTAATATTCTTGCAGTTTAGTCTTACACATTGATAGTGAAAGATTTAGTTTCCCTCAAGTACTGATTGGGGTACAAGTTAATGCTAAGAACTTATATGAATTTGCTGATATTGGTAAATAAAAAGATACAAAACAATTGATATGGCAAGTAGATTCTTTTTATTGTGTAATTATCATGTGCAACAAGCCTTGA belongs to Musa acuminata AAA Group cultivar baxijiao chromosome BXJ3-5, Cavendish_Baxijiao_AAA, whole genome shotgun sequence and includes:
- the LOC103985429 gene encoding uncharacterized protein LOC103985429, with the protein product MATSNALFIPASPASFSRAASISRLRLLSPPFLLPIARPLRFRRVSSSLAPSSAPSPVLDNSPSPSKTGKWQWNFDGNSVNVYYEEHEGKSAANAKQILMIPTISDASTVEEWRTVAKDIVAREGDVRCRATIVDWPGLGFSDRPSLEYNADVMENFLVQFINASDGPLANSEGELVIFGGGHAATIAVRAAGKCSISPASIAAVAPTWAGPLPIVFGRSSDMESRYGLLRGTLRAPAVGWMMYNVLVSNEKSIESQYRSHVYADPENVTPSIVESRYNLTKRKGARYVPAAFLTGELDPVKSREEFLQLFGELEGKMPILVVSTVGAPKRSKAEMDALKEAKGVTKFVVVPGALLPQEEYPLTVAEELYKFLQEHCGSKS